The following coding sequences are from one Devosia neptuniae window:
- a CDS encoding amidohydrolase family protein, whose translation MSTTLFSDVMLPSGDRADVLVSGGRITRIAGPNTLTADTAELVPGTGLLLAPSFVEGHIHLDKTLLGLPFISHLPGDSVGERIEREKQLRRSVTLPVLERGAKLIEQIVPFGTGLVRSHVDIDTEIGLAHLEQLLALRQRYARLIDLQIVAFPQSGILRDPGTAELLDAALSNGADLIGGLDPAGIDGDISGHLDVVFSLAEKHGAGIDIHLHDGGLLGLFELTDIAARTKAAGLGGRVAVSHAFCLGEPLDIGPTLEALAGAGVAIMTNGPGPVPMPPVKRLHATGVTVFTGSDNIRDAWAPYGNGDMLERAMLIGYRQGLLADADIALTFDMATHHAARALGVTTYGIAEGQPADLVLMSANSTAEAVATRPARRMVMKAGLVVAANGVLVGR comes from the coding sequence ATGAGCACGACGCTATTTTCCGATGTGATGCTACCCAGCGGCGATCGCGCCGATGTGTTGGTCAGCGGCGGCCGCATCACCAGGATTGCGGGGCCAAACACGCTAACGGCGGACACGGCGGAATTGGTGCCGGGCACCGGGCTATTGCTGGCGCCCTCCTTTGTCGAGGGCCATATCCATCTCGACAAGACGCTGCTGGGCCTGCCCTTCATCTCGCATCTGCCCGGCGATAGCGTCGGCGAGCGGATCGAGCGCGAAAAGCAGCTGCGCCGCTCGGTCACGCTACCCGTGCTCGAACGCGGCGCAAAACTGATCGAACAGATCGTGCCCTTCGGCACGGGTCTGGTGCGCAGCCATGTCGATATCGACACCGAAATCGGTCTCGCCCATCTTGAGCAATTGCTCGCCCTGCGCCAGCGCTATGCCAGGCTGATCGATCTGCAAATCGTGGCCTTTCCGCAAAGCGGCATTCTGCGCGATCCCGGCACAGCCGAGTTGCTCGATGCCGCCCTAAGCAATGGCGCGGACCTTATTGGCGGGCTCGATCCGGCAGGGATCGATGGCGATATCAGCGGCCATCTCGACGTGGTGTTCAGCCTCGCCGAAAAGCACGGCGCCGGCATCGATATCCACCTGCACGATGGCGGCCTGCTGGGCCTTTTTGAACTGACCGATATCGCCGCACGAACCAAAGCCGCTGGATTGGGCGGCCGCGTCGCCGTCAGCCACGCCTTTTGCCTGGGCGAACCGCTCGACATCGGGCCAACGCTCGAGGCTTTGGCCGGCGCAGGCGTGGCGATCATGACCAATGGCCCCGGCCCCGTCCCCATGCCGCCGGTCAAGCGCCTGCACGCAACCGGCGTTACAGTGTTTACCGGATCGGACAATATCCGCGACGCTTGGGCGCCCTATGGCAATGGCGACATGCTGGAACGCGCCATGCTGATCGGCTATCGGCAGGGCCTCTTGGCCGATGCCGATATTGCCCTGACCTTCGATATGGCAACCCATCACGCCGCCCGCGCCCTTGGCGTCACAACCTATGGCATTGCCGAGGGCCAACCCGCCGATCTCGTCTTGATGAGTGCCAACTCAACCGCCGAGGCCGTCGCCACGCGCCCCGCACGCCGCATGGTGATGAAGGCTGGCCTGGTGGTCGCCGCCAATGGCGTGCTGGTGGGCCGGTGA
- a CDS encoding ABC transporter ATP-binding protein, producing MAQIIFERVSKTYEGGHSAVNELDLEIADGEFMVLVGPSGCGKSTALRMIAGLEDITGGRLIINGEVANELAPRDRNIAMVFQSYALYPHLTVAENIAFGLKVRRVPREAIEAKVRETAALLELTDFLNRKPAKLSGGQRQRVAMGRALVRSPNAFLMDEPLSNLDARLRGQMRAEIAKLQRMTAVTTVYVTHDQVEAMTMGHRVAVMNKGRLQQLDTPRRLYDKPVNLFVASFIGSPPINFLKGTLRSLDGGLAAQTGAFTLPIVGREGMSVGQAVVIGIRPEALRLVPQMAPTGGLMARAAFVEDLGATLLAHLDIADAEVVSPGVIEQEEDLHAIRPRLRVVLDGGLNIISGEALSFAVDPAAIHVFDAASGMAL from the coding sequence ATGGCCCAGATAATCTTCGAGCGCGTTTCCAAGACCTATGAAGGCGGCCATTCGGCCGTAAACGAGCTGGATCTGGAAATCGCCGATGGCGAATTCATGGTGCTGGTCGGTCCCTCGGGCTGCGGCAAATCCACCGCTCTGCGCATGATTGCGGGGCTTGAGGACATTACCGGGGGCCGGTTGATCATCAATGGTGAAGTGGCCAATGAGCTAGCGCCGCGCGACCGCAACATCGCCATGGTGTTCCAGTCCTACGCGCTTTATCCGCACCTGACGGTCGCGGAAAACATCGCCTTCGGTCTCAAGGTGCGGCGTGTCCCGAGGGAAGCGATCGAGGCAAAGGTGCGCGAGACAGCGGCGCTGCTCGAACTCACCGATTTCCTCAATCGGAAGCCGGCCAAGCTATCGGGCGGCCAGCGTCAGCGCGTCGCCATGGGCCGCGCTTTGGTGCGTTCGCCCAATGCCTTTTTGATGGATGAGCCGCTGTCCAATCTCGATGCCCGCCTGCGTGGGCAGATGCGGGCCGAGATCGCCAAGCTGCAACGGATGACGGCGGTGACCACGGTCTATGTCACCCATGACCAGGTGGAGGCCATGACCATGGGCCACCGCGTTGCCGTGATGAACAAGGGCCGTTTGCAGCAGCTCGACACGCCGCGCCGGCTCTATGACAAGCCGGTTAATCTGTTTGTCGCCAGCTTCATCGGCTCGCCGCCCATCAACTTTCTCAAAGGCACTTTGCGCAGTCTCGACGGCGGCCTGGCGGCGCAGACCGGCGCCTTCACTTTGCCGATCGTGGGCAGGGAAGGGATGAGCGTCGGGCAGGCTGTGGTCATCGGCATTCGCCCCGAGGCATTGCGGCTGGTGCCGCAGATGGCGCCTACCGGTGGGCTCATGGCGCGCGCTGCCTTTGTCGAGGATTTGGGCGCGACGCTGCTGGCCCATCTCGATATTGCCGATGCCGAAGTGGTGTCGCCCGGCGTGATCGAGCAGGAAGAGGACCTGCATGCCATCCGCCCCCGGTTGCGGGTCGTGCTGGATGGCGGGCTCAACATTATCAGCGGGGAAGCGCTGTCCTTTGCGGTTGATCCAGCTGCCATCCATGTGTTCGACGCCGCGTCCGGCATGGCGCTTTGA
- a CDS encoding gamma-glutamyltransferase family protein has translation MVTSPHVLASQAGARVLAAGGTAIDAAIAMAAVLSVVYPHFCGLGGDAVWIIADSSGRRTCLMGIGAAASNYPDFADQPIPTRGPLAALTSACAVHSWGTALDYSAEHWGGSGQLPDLMADAIGLAENGFALSPSQAFWLNFRASDYANWPGFAAIFAPDGRIPRAGERFAQPQLAATLRELARDGIAGFYEGPLAARIAAGLAEAGSPLTATDLAATRTQIAAPISLNYRGFELLAPPPPTQGVTTLAILGVLERFNLSEMQLGSAAHYHLLVEAVKQAFLDRQGIADPDFVAQPVDHWLSGGTLADKAAAIDPDRALDWPEPYQSADTVYFGATDAQGGSVSVLQSTYFDWGSGVVAGDTGIIWQNRGAAFSTLAGHPNEIVPGKRPFYTLNPGIALKDNQPALLYGTQGADGQPQTLSVVLSGLIDFHLDPAQALALPRFLLGKTFSDASDNLKLEETVGAAVTADLARRAHRLSPLPALSPLAGQAGVIAINEYGLLGAHDPRGDGTAIGL, from the coding sequence ATGGTGACCAGCCCGCATGTCCTCGCCAGCCAAGCCGGCGCACGCGTTCTCGCAGCCGGTGGCACCGCTATCGACGCAGCAATCGCCATGGCCGCTGTTCTCAGCGTGGTCTACCCACATTTCTGCGGGTTAGGCGGCGACGCGGTCTGGATCATCGCCGACAGTTCCGGCCGCCGCACCTGCCTGATGGGGATCGGCGCGGCCGCCTCAAACTATCCCGATTTTGCCGACCAACCCATCCCCACCCGTGGCCCATTGGCCGCGCTGACCAGCGCCTGTGCCGTGCACTCTTGGGGCACCGCCCTGGACTATTCTGCCGAACATTGGGGCGGCTCGGGGCAGCTTCCCGACCTAATGGCCGACGCAATCGGCCTTGCCGAAAACGGCTTCGCCCTCAGCCCATCACAAGCCTTCTGGCTCAATTTCCGCGCCAGTGACTATGCCAATTGGCCCGGCTTCGCCGCAATCTTCGCGCCGGATGGCCGGATACCTCGCGCGGGAGAACGCTTCGCCCAGCCGCAACTGGCCGCAACCCTGCGCGAACTCGCCCGCGACGGCATTGCCGGGTTTTATGAGGGGCCGCTAGCCGCCCGCATTGCGGCCGGACTGGCGGAAGCCGGCTCGCCCCTGACAGCAACCGATCTGGCAGCGACACGCACCCAAATCGCCGCACCGATCAGCCTCAACTACCGTGGCTTTGAACTGCTGGCCCCGCCACCGCCCACGCAAGGCGTGACCACGCTGGCAATCTTGGGCGTGCTCGAGCGTTTCAATCTGTCCGAAATGCAGCTGGGCAGCGCGGCCCATTATCACCTGCTGGTCGAGGCCGTGAAACAGGCCTTCCTCGACCGCCAGGGCATTGCCGACCCAGACTTTGTCGCCCAACCGGTAGACCATTGGCTTTCAGGCGGCACTCTCGCTGACAAAGCAGCCGCAATCGATCCCGACCGGGCGTTGGACTGGCCCGAGCCCTACCAAAGCGCCGACACGGTTTATTTCGGCGCCACCGATGCGCAAGGCGGCAGTGTCAGCGTGCTCCAGAGCACCTATTTCGACTGGGGCAGCGGCGTGGTGGCCGGCGACACCGGCATCATCTGGCAGAACCGCGGCGCGGCCTTTTCGACCCTTGCCGGGCATCCCAACGAGATCGTGCCGGGCAAACGTCCCTTCTACACGCTCAATCCCGGCATAGCCCTGAAAGACAACCAACCCGCCCTGCTCTATGGCACGCAAGGCGCCGATGGGCAGCCGCAGACGCTGTCCGTGGTCCTGAGCGGCCTAATCGATTTCCACCTCGACCCAGCCCAGGCGCTGGCCCTGCCGCGCTTCCTGCTCGGCAAGACCTTTTCCGACGCCAGCGACAATCTCAAGCTCGAAGAAACCGTGGGCGCCGCCGTGACGGCCGACCTCGCACGCCGCGCCCATCGCCTGAGCCCCCTCCCCGCACTGAGCCCGCTAGCCGGACAGGCCGGCGTGATCGCCATCAACGAATATGGCCTCCTCGGCGCGCACGACCCGCGCGGCGACGGCACGGCCATCGGCCTCTGA
- a CDS encoding carbohydrate ABC transporter permease, which yields MSQSGVIDQEDGALPQSKPARRRLPFSGSYTDNRRLFLFCLGAPAVLYVLVVGVWPLAQGVWYSFFDYNLLKPNRTKFVGLDNYFDIFADRSARQAILNTFQFTIFSVAIQLVLGFGLALLLWRDSRFNRICLAFLLIPATITPLVVGLIYKALLGADYGLIGYFLANAGIGPRTGLMTDGSTALWTLILIDCWEWTPLMALILLAGLKSLPSDVLEAGQADGATSLQRFTMLIVPLMLPSIFLALVLRTMDAFRVFDTVYVTTGGGPNDATNTLMLLAVKQGLQFFNVGYASAIGNVTILFIAIMAGVLIFCVRRADVRINGR from the coding sequence ATGAGCCAGTCCGGTGTGATCGACCAAGAGGATGGTGCTTTGCCGCAGAGCAAACCTGCCCGCCGCCGATTGCCGTTTTCTGGCTCCTATACCGACAATCGCCGCCTGTTCCTGTTCTGCCTCGGCGCGCCCGCTGTGCTCTATGTGCTGGTGGTCGGGGTGTGGCCGCTGGCGCAGGGCGTCTGGTACAGCTTTTTCGACTACAATCTGCTCAAGCCCAACCGCACGAAGTTCGTGGGGCTCGATAATTATTTCGATATCTTTGCCGATCGCTCGGCGCGCCAGGCCATTCTCAACACGTTCCAGTTCACTATTTTCAGCGTCGCCATTCAGCTGGTGCTGGGGTTTGGGCTGGCGCTGCTGCTGTGGCGGGATAGCCGTTTCAACCGGATATGCCTGGCTTTCCTGTTGATCCCGGCCACCATCACGCCGCTGGTGGTGGGCCTGATCTACAAGGCCCTGCTTGGCGCCGATTATGGGCTGATCGGCTATTTCCTGGCCAATGCGGGCATTGGTCCGCGCACCGGGTTGATGACCGATGGCAGCACGGCGCTGTGGACGCTGATCCTGATCGATTGCTGGGAATGGACGCCGCTGATGGCGCTGATCCTGCTGGCGGGCCTCAAATCGCTGCCATCCGATGTGCTTGAAGCCGGGCAAGCTGATGGCGCGACGAGCTTGCAGCGCTTCACCATGCTGATCGTGCCGCTGATGCTGCCCTCGATCTTTCTCGCACTGGTGCTGCGCACCATGGATGCCTTCCGGGTGTTTGACACGGTCTATGTGACGACCGGGGGCGGACCCAATGATGCGACCAACACGCTGATGCTGCTGGCGGTCAAGCAGGGGTTGCAATTCTTCAATGTCGGCTACGCCTCGGCCATCGGCAATGTGACCATCCTGTTCATTGCCATCATGGCGGGCGTGCTGATTTTCTGCGTGCGGCGCGCCGATGTGCGCATCAATGGGCGGTGA
- a CDS encoding cysteine hydrolase family protein, which produces MSDFWPEIAPARRSAMALLIIDMQVDFCAPGGWVDQLGEDVSNTRAMIAPIQRVLAAARAAGITVIHTREGHKPDLSDLPANKQWRTRVHGLGIGDMGAAGRILVRGEPGWQIVPELAPIEGELIIDKPGKSSFYATDLEEQLQARGIDRLVIVGVTSDCCVQSTFRDGFERGLECVVLEDCTAAVETANHAAAMDILKAYGGRWGGVSNTAGFTAMLEHADA; this is translated from the coding sequence ATGAGCGATTTCTGGCCCGAGATCGCGCCAGCGCGCCGCAGCGCCATGGCGTTGCTGATCATCGATATGCAGGTCGATTTCTGCGCCCCCGGCGGCTGGGTCGACCAGCTGGGCGAAGATGTCAGCAATACGCGCGCCATGATTGCCCCGATCCAGCGCGTGCTTGCCGCCGCGCGTGCGGCTGGGATCACGGTCATCCATACGCGCGAAGGGCACAAGCCGGACTTGTCCGATCTGCCTGCCAACAAGCAATGGCGTACGCGTGTCCATGGCCTGGGCATTGGCGATATGGGTGCCGCTGGCCGTATTCTGGTGCGTGGGGAACCGGGCTGGCAGATCGTGCCGGAGCTGGCGCCGATCGAGGGCGAGTTGATCATCGACAAGCCCGGCAAGTCCTCGTTTTACGCCACGGACCTGGAAGAGCAGTTGCAGGCACGCGGCATAGACCGGCTGGTCATTGTCGGCGTCACCTCCGACTGTTGCGTGCAATCGACCTTCCGTGATGGCTTTGAGCGGGGTTTGGAATGCGTGGTGCTCGAAGACTGCACCGCGGCTGTCGAGACCGCCAACCACGCCGCCGCCATGGATATTCTCAAAGCCTATGGCGGTCGCTGGGGCGGCGTCTCCAATACGGCCGGCTTCACCGCCATGCTCGAGCACGCTGATGCCTGA
- a CDS encoding FGGY-family carbohydrate kinase, protein MTTPSIVIGLDIGTTSTMAIAARLPGEVLAVASRPVTLSSPHAGWAEEDPEQWWANTIAVLREVTSAVPANEIAGICVTGMLPAVILLDADGNLLRPSIQQSDGRCSTEVEELRQQVDETAFLQRTGNGINQQLVAAKLRWIARHEPTVFTRIATVFGSYDYINWRLTGTRAVEQNWALEAGFTDLASGLIADDLVALAGIERTAVPRRTVSHEQMGTVSTAAAAATGLPRGLPVFGGAADHIVSALGAGITQAGDVLLKFGGAGDIVVATDRALPDTRLYLDYHLVPGLLAPNGCMASSGSALNWLGGLIGQSAEGERPHKDLDTLAAAVPAGSDGLICLPYFLGEKTPIHDPLARGSFVGLSLSHGRGHIWRALLEAVAYGFRHHVDVLAEIGHAPRRFMASDGGTNSRVWMQIMADVLGEPVQLLDNHYGSALGAAFVAAIGCGLAKDWSEVSALSRMGDLIMPNANNHAVYDHSYARYRDLYERLKPYFQAEAA, encoded by the coding sequence ATGACCACACCCAGCATTGTTATCGGCCTCGATATCGGCACGACCTCCACCATGGCCATCGCCGCCCGCCTGCCCGGCGAAGTCCTCGCCGTCGCCAGCCGGCCGGTGACCTTGTCATCGCCCCATGCCGGCTGGGCCGAGGAAGACCCCGAACAATGGTGGGCCAATACCATTGCCGTCTTGCGCGAAGTAACCAGCGCGGTGCCCGCCAACGAGATTGCAGGCATCTGCGTCACCGGCATGTTGCCCGCCGTTATCCTGCTCGACGCCGATGGCAATCTGCTGCGCCCGTCCATCCAGCAAAGCGATGGCCGCTGTTCAACCGAGGTTGAAGAGCTCCGCCAGCAGGTCGATGAAACAGCGTTCCTGCAGCGCACCGGCAATGGCATCAACCAGCAATTGGTAGCCGCCAAGCTGCGCTGGATCGCCCGCCACGAGCCCACAGTTTTTACGCGGATCGCCACCGTGTTTGGCTCCTATGACTATATCAACTGGCGGCTGACCGGCACGCGCGCCGTGGAGCAAAATTGGGCGCTGGAAGCGGGCTTCACCGATCTGGCAAGCGGCCTGATCGCCGATGACCTCGTCGCGCTGGCGGGGATCGAACGGACAGCCGTGCCGCGGCGGACAGTGTCGCATGAGCAGATGGGGACGGTCTCGACCGCGGCTGCCGCCGCGACCGGATTGCCCAGGGGCCTGCCGGTATTCGGCGGCGCGGCGGACCACATCGTTTCCGCCCTCGGCGCCGGAATTACTCAAGCGGGCGACGTACTGCTCAAATTCGGCGGCGCGGGCGATATCGTCGTGGCCACCGACCGCGCCCTGCCTGATACCAGGCTCTATCTCGATTATCATCTCGTGCCGGGCCTGCTGGCGCCCAATGGCTGCATGGCCTCGTCCGGCTCGGCGCTGAACTGGCTGGGTGGGTTGATCGGGCAAAGCGCCGAAGGCGAGCGCCCCCACAAAGACCTCGACACCCTCGCCGCCGCTGTCCCGGCCGGCTCCGATGGGCTGATCTGCCTGCCCTATTTCCTGGGCGAGAAGACCCCGATCCACGATCCGCTGGCCCGGGGCAGTTTTGTCGGGCTGAGCCTCTCGCATGGGCGCGGCCATATCTGGCGGGCGCTATTGGAGGCGGTGGCCTACGGCTTCCGCCATCATGTCGACGTGCTAGCCGAAATCGGCCACGCCCCGCGCCGCTTCATGGCCTCCGATGGCGGCACCAATAGCCGCGTCTGGATGCAGATCATGGCCGATGTGCTCGGCGAGCCCGTACAATTGCTGGACAATCACTATGGCTCGGCGCTCGGCGCCGCTTTCGTCGCGGCCATAGGCTGCGGGCTGGCCAAGGACTGGTCGGAAGTGTCGGCACTATCCCGCATGGGCGACTTGATCATGCCCAACGCGAACAACCACGCCGTCTACGACCATTCCTATGCGCGCTATCGCGACCTCTATGAGCGGCTGAAGCCATACTTTCAGGCGGAAGCAGCATGA
- a CDS encoding carbohydrate ABC transporter permease: MSKISQRHIIAERSALIVITVLFLLPVAWLIATAYKPSNQIFSVPPRLDFTPTLDQFRSVMSYFDVASLTRSSLIISLGAAFLSLLLGVPAGYALARSRSRLANGVAYFFLAIRMVPAIAALIPFYLMMRDVGLLGSWWAVIIINTMLNCAFVTWMMFSYFRALPKDMEEAAMTDGCTQFGAFFKVAVPAARSGIIACILFCVMFSWNDFLYPMFLTKLDSKPLSVALLTAYGTKDITWGTLGALAHFSTVPIVLMALFLNRYFVQGATNGVQ, translated from the coding sequence ATGAGCAAGATTTCCCAGCGCCATATCATTGCCGAGCGCAGCGCCCTCATCGTCATCACCGTGCTGTTCCTGCTGCCGGTCGCCTGGCTGATCGCCACGGCCTATAAGCCCTCCAACCAGATTTTCAGCGTGCCGCCACGGCTCGATTTCACTCCGACGCTGGATCAATTCCGCTCGGTCATGTCCTATTTCGATGTGGCTTCGCTCACCCGCTCCTCGCTGATCATCAGCCTCGGCGCGGCTTTTCTCTCGCTGCTGCTGGGCGTGCCGGCCGGCTATGCGCTGGCGCGTTCGCGCTCACGGCTGGCCAATGGCGTGGCCTATTTCTTCCTCGCCATCCGCATGGTGCCGGCCATTGCGGCGCTGATCCCGTTTTACCTGATGATGCGCGATGTGGGCCTGTTGGGCAGTTGGTGGGCCGTCATCATCATCAACACCATGCTCAACTGCGCCTTCGTCACCTGGATGATGTTCTCCTATTTCCGGGCGCTGCCCAAGGACATGGAAGAGGCGGCCATGACCGATGGCTGCACCCAGTTCGGCGCGTTTTTCAAGGTCGCCGTGCCGGCGGCGCGTTCGGGCATTATCGCCTGCATCCTGTTCTGCGTCATGTTCTCCTGGAACGACTTTTTATACCCCATGTTTCTCACCAAGCTCGATTCCAAGCCGCTGTCGGTGGCGCTGCTCACCGCCTATGGCACCAAGGACATCACCTGGGGCACGCTGGGCGCGCTGGCGCATTTTTCCACCGTGCCCATCGTGCTCATGGCGCTCTTTCTCAATCGATATTTCGTTCAGGGCGCGACCAATGGCGTTCAATGA
- a CDS encoding NAD(P)-binding domain-containing protein, which produces MTGLTPALMALEARALSDLALVEKPLRQWVPPRTLPSGELVRDVVIIGAGLSGLAIGFGLKQQGVGNVLVLDAAAQGQEGPWITTARMRTLRSPKTLTGPDLGLPSLTYRAWHEAVHGPQSWTSLEMIARQDWMAYLIWFRRVIGLDIRNDTRLLAIEEGPNGLITLRLDHNGAAETLTSRKVVLATGMEGSGGLHIPDAIIGALPRERWTHSGEAFDATTLAGKDVGVIGAAASGFDWAVTALEAGARSVTVLARSQALPQTEVLDWSNFPGFLNHFSDLDDLQRYRFARRLLSFKTPPTIAMYELAMGFPNCRLVLGTRTGAAQLEGDAITLTADSGERYRFNHLLLGTGYSIDLARRPELAGLVDEIALWKDRFTAPPGEEDPALLAYPFLGPAFEFTEKVPGAAPILGNIHVFNHGAVPSLGPVCNGITGLKSGVPKIVAGISRGLFLADAQAHYHALDRYDKVHFAPASAVAS; this is translated from the coding sequence ATGACCGGTCTCACCCCTGCCTTGATGGCGCTGGAAGCCCGCGCGCTCAGCGACCTGGCGCTGGTGGAAAAGCCGCTGCGCCAATGGGTGCCGCCGCGCACCCTGCCCTCGGGCGAGCTGGTACGGGACGTCGTCATCATCGGTGCGGGCCTGTCAGGGCTCGCCATCGGCTTCGGGCTCAAGCAGCAGGGCGTCGGCAATGTGCTGGTGCTCGATGCGGCCGCGCAAGGGCAGGAAGGCCCGTGGATCACCACGGCGCGCATGCGCACGCTGCGCTCGCCGAAAACGCTGACCGGCCCCGATCTGGGCCTGCCCTCGCTCACCTATCGCGCCTGGCACGAGGCCGTGCATGGCCCCCAGAGTTGGACCAGCCTTGAGATGATCGCCCGGCAGGATTGGATGGCCTATCTCATCTGGTTCCGCCGCGTCATCGGGCTCGATATCCGCAATGACACAAGGCTGCTGGCCATCGAAGAAGGCCCCAATGGGCTGATCACCCTGCGGCTCGACCACAACGGCGCAGCCGAAACACTGACCTCCCGCAAAGTGGTGCTGGCGACCGGCATGGAAGGATCGGGCGGCCTGCACATCCCCGATGCCATAATCGGCGCCTTGCCGCGCGAGCGCTGGACCCATAGCGGCGAGGCCTTCGACGCAACAACGCTGGCGGGCAAGGATGTCGGTGTGATTGGCGCCGCCGCCTCAGGCTTTGATTGGGCGGTGACGGCGCTGGAAGCCGGCGCGCGCAGCGTTACCGTACTAGCGCGGAGCCAGGCGCTGCCGCAGACCGAAGTGCTGGACTGGTCCAATTTCCCGGGCTTCCTCAACCATTTTTCCGACCTCGACGACCTGCAACGTTACCGCTTCGCGCGGCGGCTGCTCTCGTTCAAAACCCCGCCAACCATCGCCATGTACGAGCTCGCCATGGGCTTCCCCAATTGCCGTCTGGTGCTTGGCACGCGAACCGGCGCAGCACAGCTGGAAGGCGACGCCATCACGCTCACCGCCGATAGTGGCGAGCGCTACCGCTTCAACCATTTGCTGCTGGGCACCGGCTATTCCATCGATCTGGCCCGACGGCCCGAACTGGCCGGGCTGGTGGACGAAATCGCGCTCTGGAAGGACCGCTTCACCGCCCCACCCGGCGAAGAAGACCCAGCCCTTCTGGCCTATCCCTTCCTCGGCCCAGCCTTCGAATTCACCGAAAAAGTGCCGGGTGCCGCGCCCATCCTGGGCAATATCCATGTGTTCAACCACGGCGCTGTCCCCAGCCTCGGCCCGGTCTGCAATGGCATAACCGGGCTCAAATCCGGCGTGCCCAAGATCGTCGCAGGGATTTCCCGCGGCCTGTTCCTGGCCGACGCGCAGGCGCATTACCACGCGCTCGATCGCTACGACAAAGTCCACTTCGCCCCAGCCAGCGCGGTCGCTTCATGA
- a CDS encoding ABC transporter substrate-binding protein, with protein sequence MTKVFPTSLLCRASILGVGFAALMASTTLAQDKPLAGVTLTLASQNDQFGAVLAKLAPKFKEDTGADLRVEILSYGELLTKTTADFIGDTKGYDLVTMDIVWAGQYAENGYSVDLTDWVKRDAAEMDLDDIYPVLLEALGQYEGRYVAFPFAGYANVLAYRKDLFEAAGLKVPTTTEDFVADAKALTDPAKNQYGFVANGQMGPAVAQDWMQYNSQLGGSIMGADGKPALNSAENVHSLDVYKELFADTAPPGAIEYDWGGREESFRQGLVAMMQTWSVGAPGYSDPAVSNVVGKVGIATAPVAEGLEPRYGVGGWGMAINADITQSQQEAAWTFIKWLTSRTIHKEFNMEGAGSFMRKSEMTDPDLLAKFDFLPVIAKTYENGNGEYRPRIPQYPELQDLLGTAVNSVLAGAAEPQAALDEAQAKAEELF encoded by the coding sequence ATGACCAAGGTTTTTCCCACTTCGCTTCTATGCCGTGCCAGCATTCTCGGTGTTGGGTTTGCGGCGCTCATGGCTTCGACCACGCTGGCGCAGGACAAGCCGCTGGCCGGGGTGACGCTGACGCTCGCCTCTCAGAATGACCAGTTCGGCGCCGTGCTCGCCAAGCTGGCGCCAAAGTTCAAGGAAGACACCGGCGCCGATCTGCGGGTCGAAATCCTCAGCTATGGCGAGCTGCTGACCAAGACGACCGCCGATTTTATCGGCGACACCAAGGGCTATGATCTGGTCACCATGGATATCGTGTGGGCCGGGCAATATGCCGAAAACGGCTATTCGGTCGATCTGACCGATTGGGTTAAGCGCGACGCCGCCGAGATGGACCTGGACGATATCTACCCGGTGCTGCTCGAAGCTTTGGGCCAATATGAAGGGCGCTACGTCGCCTTCCCCTTTGCGGGCTATGCCAATGTGCTGGCTTATCGCAAGGACCTGTTCGAGGCCGCGGGTCTCAAGGTGCCCACCACGACCGAAGATTTTGTGGCCGACGCCAAGGCGCTGACCGATCCGGCCAAGAACCAGTATGGTTTTGTCGCCAATGGGCAGATGGGCCCCGCCGTCGCGCAGGATTGGATGCAGTATAATAGCCAGCTCGGGGGCTCCATCATGGGCGCCGATGGCAAGCCGGCGCTGAATTCGGCCGAGAACGTGCATAGCCTTGATGTCTATAAGGAGCTGTTTGCCGATACCGCTCCTCCGGGCGCCATCGAATATGATTGGGGCGGACGCGAGGAGAGCTTCCGCCAGGGCCTAGTCGCCATGATGCAGACCTGGTCGGTCGGCGCGCCTGGCTATAGCGACCCCGCCGTCTCCAATGTGGTGGGCAAGGTGGGCATTGCCACGGCGCCCGTCGCGGAAGGGCTTGAGCCCCGCTATGGCGTGGGCGGCTGGGGCATGGCGATCAATGCCGATATCACGCAATCCCAGCAGGAAGCGGCCTGGACCTTCATCAAATGGCTGACCAGCAGGACCATCCATAAGGAATTCAATATGGAAGGCGCCGGCTCGTTCATGCGCAAAAGCGAAATGACCGACCCGGACCTGCTGGCCAAGTTCGATTTCCTGCCCGTCATCGCCAAGACCTACGAAAACGGCAATGGCGAATACCGGCCGCGTATCCCGCAGTATCCCGAATTGCAGGACCTGCTGGGGACTGCGGTGAACTCCGTGCTGGCTGGGGCGGCAGAGCCGCAGGCGGCGCTGGACGAAGCTCAGGCCAAGGCTGAAGAGCTGTTTTAG